Within Limisphaerales bacterium, the genomic segment GCGGGGTGGAGGCGTTGTTGCCGGTGGCGGATGTGTTGCTGCTGCCGTTCACGCTAGCGGGGGCACTGTTGCTTGGGGCCATCCGGATGGCTGGCGTGGAGCGGTTTCGCGTGGCGCGGTGGGTGTTTCGCAAAACGCGGGTGTTCCCCGTGCGCGATCATTATTACGAGCCGCTTGTCAATCCCGCGCACCTCACGCGTTCGCTGGAAGAACCGCGCGCGCTGCCGGGCATTAAGTGGGACGACGCTGAAATGCTCGCCCAACTCGATACCTTTGACTTCAACGACGAACTGCTCGCCATTCCGATGGAGGGCACCGACGGCTTTTTTTACAACAACCCCGGCTACGGACGCGGCGATGCGGAGATGCTTTATAATTTTCTGCGCCACCTCAAGCCGCGACGGTTCATCGAAATCGGCTGCGGCATGAGCACGCATCTCGCCCAACTCGCCTTTGCCCAAAACGAAAAAGACGGCGCGCCCCCCTGCGAACACACCTGCATCGAGCCCTACGAAAATCCGTGGCTCGAGCAACTCGACGTCACCGTCCTGCGCCAACGCGTGGAGGAAGTGAGCCCCGACGTCTTCGCCGGCCTCGCGCCGCGCGACATT encodes:
- a CDS encoding class I SAM-dependent methyltransferase; amino-acid sequence: MAGVERFRVARWVFRKTRVFPVRDHYYEPLVNPAHLTRSLEEPRALPGIKWDDAEMLAQLDTFDFNDELLAIPMEGTDGFFYNNPGYGRGDAEMLYNFLRHLKPRRFIEIGCGMSTHLAQLAFAQNEKDGAPPCEHTCIEPYENPWLEQLDVTVLRQRVEEVSPDVFAGLAPRDIVFIDSSHIIRPQGDVLTEYLQILPRLPKGVWVHVHDIATPMDYPTPLIVDQIKLWNEQYLLEAFLTHNRDWKIRWMMNHLLHTHPEAVHQKCPITAEAMTKGEGPRGACFWMEKVD